One window of the Amia ocellicauda isolate fAmiCal2 chromosome 18, fAmiCal2.hap1, whole genome shotgun sequence genome contains the following:
- the fam43b gene encoding protein FAM43B, with the protein MLPWRRSKFVLVEDETKSKAKSLSTGLTYNSIISSFVRSCPDLLPDYPFERLGSVFRTKRQKVELNKEEPTYTVRYLGNAVTLTAKGEGCTEDAVMKIWTKSDYGGQSTKMKLTVGLHGIRMSHADKASKKPGHFYFLHRITYCAADARRPKIFSWVYRHQIKNKAVVLRCHAVLVSKPEKAKAMALSLYQTSTSAFNEFKRLKRQNDFRHRQQQLLGEDIIPLMPLRKLLNGQCHYQPPMDKGRSAPRLCPIAEEEEEEEEEEVEEKEEVENKECVSPTVDNGKQPEKDLGKIVHELNACSISNNIRCLARQSGVSRLL; encoded by the coding sequence ATGTTACCCTGGAGAAGGAGCAAATTTGTGCTGGTGGAGGATGAAACCAAGTCCAAAGCCAAGAGCCTGTCCACAGGGCTGACCTACAACTCCATCATCTCGTCATTCGTGCGCTCCTGCCCGGACCTGCTGCCGGACTACCCCTTTGAGCGGCTGGGCAGCGTCTTCAGGACCAAGCGGCAGAAGGTGGAACTCAACAAGGAGGAGCCCACATACACCGTGCGCTACCTGGGCAACGCCGTGACCCTCACGGCCAAGGGCGAGGGCTGCACCGAGGACGCGGTGATGAAAATCTGGACCAAGAGCGACTACGGGGGCCAGAGCACCAAGATGAAGCTGACGGTGGGGCTGCACGGGATTCGCATGAGCCACGCCGACAAAGCGTCCAAGAAACCAGGCCACTTCTACTTCTTGCACCGGATCACGTATTGTGCCGCGGACGCTCGCCGTCCCAAAATATTCTCCTGGGTTTACCGGCACCAGATCAAGAATAAAGCGGTTGTCCTCCGGTGTCACGCCGTCCTTGTTTCCAAGCCCGAGAAAGCCAAAGCCATGGCTCTGAGCCTCTACCAGACCTCCACCTCAGCGTTCAACGAGTTCAAGAGGCTCAAACGCCAGAACGATTTCCGTCACCGACAGCAGCAGCTGCTGGGGGAGGACATTATCCCTCTGATGCCCCTGAGGAAGCTCCTGAATGGGCAGTGTCACTACCAACCCCCCATGGATAAAGGCAGGAGTGCCCCCAGGCTGTGCCCCAttgctgaggaggaggaggaggaagaggaggaggaggttgaGGAGAAGGAAGAGGTGGAGAACAAAGAGTGTGTTTCTCCCACTGTTGACAACGGGAAACAGCCCGAAAAGGATCTGGGCAAAATAGTTCATGAACTGAACGCATGCAGCATCAGCAACAACATCAGGTGCTTGGCAAGGCAGAGTGGCGTGAGTAGACTGCTGTAG